In Streptomyces chartreusis, the following proteins share a genomic window:
- a CDS encoding damage-control phosphatase ARMT1 family protein has translation MPERSDTPPVLLGNEPGSFPHSVLAERHPAIIRQVRESFPYDPERHRALDALLAGCTEGVIEPLPADAHDRDRWTAWGADAYTGRSWFEVPWLWSESYFYRQLLEAVGYFAPGPWQGIDPFRPSKLAELDAPETDEELSALDALADRPAAEQDRALLHGSLWGNRADLGFRLSAASDETSSDTPPLVADDSDTLWSLLPPSGAATLALIADNAGRELVPDLLLIAHLLTQGRIARAVLHIKPYPYYVSDATHADVLDALRRLTSAPGAAAAYGRALWAALTDGRLIVRAHPFSGGPLPYAEMPGDLREELGAATLTVLKGDLNYRRLVGDRLWPPTTAFADVTAYFPGPVAALRTLKSDVITGLSARTEAALVAAEGQKWRTGGTHALIQVRA, from the coding sequence ATGCCCGAGAGGTCCGACACCCCGCCCGTGCTCCTCGGGAACGAACCCGGCTCGTTCCCGCACAGCGTGCTCGCCGAACGCCACCCGGCGATCATCCGACAGGTACGGGAGTCCTTCCCGTACGACCCCGAGCGGCACCGTGCGCTGGACGCGCTCCTCGCCGGCTGCACCGAGGGCGTGATCGAGCCGCTCCCTGCGGACGCGCACGACCGGGACCGCTGGACGGCCTGGGGTGCGGACGCGTACACGGGCCGGTCCTGGTTCGAGGTGCCGTGGCTGTGGTCGGAGAGCTACTTCTACCGCCAACTCCTCGAAGCCGTCGGCTACTTCGCACCCGGACCCTGGCAGGGCATCGACCCCTTCCGGCCCTCCAAGCTGGCCGAACTCGACGCCCCGGAGACGGACGAGGAACTCTCCGCCCTCGACGCCCTCGCCGACCGGCCCGCCGCGGAACAGGACCGGGCACTGCTGCACGGGTCGCTGTGGGGAAACCGCGCCGACCTCGGCTTCCGGCTGTCGGCCGCGTCCGACGAGACCTCCTCGGACACCCCGCCCCTGGTGGCCGACGACAGCGACACCCTCTGGTCCCTGCTCCCGCCCTCCGGCGCCGCCACCCTGGCCCTGATCGCCGACAACGCCGGCCGCGAACTCGTCCCCGACCTGCTCCTCATCGCCCACCTCCTCACCCAGGGCCGAATCGCCCGGGCCGTCCTGCACATCAAGCCGTACCCCTACTACGTCTCCGACGCCACGCACGCCGATGTGCTCGACGCGCTGCGCCGGCTGACGTCGGCGCCGGGTGCGGCGGCGGCGTACGGCCGCGCGCTCTGGGCGGCGCTGACGGACGGCCGTCTCATCGTGCGCGCCCACCCCTTCTCCGGCGGCCCCCTGCCGTACGCGGAGATGCCGGGCGACCTGCGCGAGGAGCTGGGCGCCGCCACCCTCACCGTCCTCAAGGGTGACCTCAACTACCGCCGTCTCGTCGGCGACCGGCTCTGGCCGCCGACCACAGCCTTCGCCGACGTCACCGCGTATTTCCCCGGACCGGTCGCGGCCCTGCGCACCCTGAAGTCCGACGTCATCACCGGTCTGTCCGCCCGCACGGAGGCCGCGCTGGTGGCGGCGGAGGGCCAGAAGTGGCGGACCGGCGGCACGCATGCGCTGATCCAGGTGCGCGCGTGA
- a CDS encoding ScbR family autoregulator-binding transcription factor → MARQLRAEQTRTTILTAAAELFDRNGYESTSLSDIVEHAQVTKGALYFHFAAKEDLAQAIMELQSRASRQVASEMDARGHTSLEALMRTTFGITRLAVEGPITRAGLRLATGGVVIRPPLRHPFAELLDITTRRLVGAAKESDVHPDVDAEAAAHALVCFFVGTRVVGRSLEPVARQPRRVAEMWHIMIRGLVPVPRRARYLALATQLEREIKAV, encoded by the coding sequence ATGGCGAGGCAGTTACGCGCCGAACAGACCCGCACCACGATCCTCACAGCCGCAGCCGAGCTGTTCGACCGCAATGGCTATGAGTCGACCAGCCTGAGCGACATCGTCGAGCACGCCCAAGTCACCAAGGGCGCGCTGTACTTCCACTTCGCGGCCAAGGAGGACCTGGCGCAGGCGATCATGGAGCTTCAGTCCAGGGCGTCCAGACAGGTGGCGAGCGAGATGGACGCCCGGGGCCACACCTCACTGGAGGCCCTGATGCGCACGACGTTCGGCATCACGCGTCTCGCCGTCGAGGGACCGATCACGCGCGCCGGGCTGCGCCTGGCGACCGGGGGAGTGGTGATACGGCCGCCCCTGCGGCACCCGTTCGCCGAGCTGCTGGACATCACGACCCGCAGACTCGTCGGCGCGGCGAAGGAGTCCGACGTCCACCCGGACGTCGACGCGGAGGCCGCGGCGCACGCCCTGGTCTGCTTCTTCGTCGGCACCCGGGTCGTCGGCCGCTCCCTCGAACCGGTCGCACGCCAGCCCCGCAGGGTGGCCGAGATGTGGCACATCATGATCCGCGGCCTGGTCCCGGTGCCCCGCCGGGCCCGCTATCTCGCCCTCGCGACACAGCTGGAGCGGGAGATCAAAGCCGTATGA